From a region of the Zingiber officinale cultivar Zhangliang chromosome 10B, Zo_v1.1, whole genome shotgun sequence genome:
- the LOC122029323 gene encoding probable pre-mRNA-splicing factor ATP-dependent RNA helicase DEAH2 isoform X3, with product MSTERKRKVSLFDVMDEASVSEKLAKVNGAFSSRPAAVPTGINRWNGRPYSQRYYEILEKRKTLPVWQQKEEFLQVLKANQTLILVGETGSGKTTQIPQFVLEYEDLGKRSMVACTQPRRVAAMSVSRRVAEEMDVTIGDEVGYSIRFEDCSNHKTILKYLTDGMLLREAMADPLLERYKVVILDEAHERTLATDVLFGLLKEVLKNRPDLKLVVMSATLEAEKFQGYFNGAPLMKVPGRLHPVEIFYTQDPERDYLEAALRTVVQIHMCEPQGDILVFLTGEEEIEDACKKITKEINNLGDQVGPVKVVPLYSTLPPSLQQRIFEPAPAPLEEGGPPGRKIVVSTNVAETSLTIDGIVYVIDPGFSKQKVYNPRIRVESLLVSPISKASAHQRAGRAGRTQPGKCFRLYTEKSFKGDLQEQTYPEILRSNLANTVLTLKKLGIDDLVHFDFMDPPAPETLMRALEILNYLGALDDDGNLTKLGELMSEFPLDPQMSKMLVVSPEFNCSNEILSMCAMLSVSC from the exons ATGTCCACGGAGAGAAAGAGGAAGGTGAGCTTGTTTGACGTCATGGACGAGGCATCCGTATCGGAGAAGCTGGCCAAGGTGAATGGTGCCTTCTCCTCCAGGCCGGCGGCGGTTCCGACCGGGATCAACCGGTGGAACGGTCGGCCCTACTCGCAGAGGTATTACGAGATCCTGGAGAAGAGGAAGACCCTCCCCGTGTGGCAGCAGAAAGaagagtttttgcaagttttgaAGGCCAATCAGACTCTGATTTTGGTCGGAGAGACTGGCAGTGGTAAAACAACTCAG ATTCCACAATTTGTATTGGAATATGAGGACTTGGGCAAGCGTTCCATGGTTGCTTGCACTCAACCTCGACGAGTTGCTGCTATGTCTGTTTCTCGCCGAGTTGCTGAAGAGATGGATGTAACAATAGGTGATGAAGTTGGTTATAGCATTAGGTTTGAAGATTGCAGTAATCACAAGACTATATTGAA ATATTTAACTGATGGTATGCTGTTAAGAGAAGCAATGGCTGATCCATTATTGGAGAGATACAAGGTGGTAATTCTCGATGAGGCTCATGAACGTACCTTGGCGACAGATGTCTTATTTGGGCTTCTGAAAGAAGTACTAAAAAATAGACCTGATTTGAAGTTGGTTGTGATGAGTGCTACTCTTGAGGCTGAGAAATTCCAGGGTTACTTTAATGGGGCACCTTTAATGAAGGTACCTGGTAGATTGCATCCAGTTGAAATTTTCTACACACAAGATCCTGAAAGGGATTACTTGGAAGCTGCTTTACGAACCGTTGTACAGATACACATGTGTGAACCTCAGGGTGACATACTTGTTTTCCTTACcggagaggaagaaatagaagatgcATGTAAGAAAATAACAAAGGAAATTAATAATTTGGGTGACCAAGTGGGCCCTGTGAAAGTGGTGCCTTTATATTCCACCTTACCTCCTTCATTGCAGCAAAGAATATTTGAGCCTGCTCCAGCACCGTTGGAGGAAGGTGGCCCACCCGGAAGGAAGATTGTGGTGTCAACTAACGTTGCAGAAACTTCATTGACTATTGATGGTATTGTTTATGTGATAGATCCTGGTTTCTCCAAACAAAAGGTTTATAATCCACGAATACGTGTGGAATCTTTGCTTGTCTCTCCAATTTCCAAGGCTAGTGCACATCAAAGGGCAGGACGTGCCGGTAGAACACAACCTGGGAAATGTTTTAGACTTTACACTGAGAAAAGTTTCAAGGGTGACTTACAAGAACAAACCTATCCCGAGATTCTCCGCTCTAACTTAGCAAATACAGTCCTTACTTTGAAGAAACTGGGAATTGATGATCTGGTCCATTTTGATTTTATGGACCCTCCTGCTCCTGAAACACTAATGCGAGCACTTGAGATCTTAAATTACCTAGGTGCTTTGGATGACGATGGCAATTTGACTAAGCTAGGTGAACTCATGAGTGAGTTTCCCTTAGACCCTCAGATGTCAAAGATGTTGGTTGTCAGTCCAGAGTTCAACTGCTCCAATGAGATCCTATCAATGTGTGCAATGCTTTCAG TTTCGTGTTGA
- the LOC122029323 gene encoding probable pre-mRNA-splicing factor ATP-dependent RNA helicase DEAH2 isoform X1 encodes MSTERKRKVSLFDVMDEASVSEKLAKVNGAFSSRPAAVPTGINRWNGRPYSQRYYEILEKRKTLPVWQQKEEFLQVLKANQTLILVGETGSGKTTQIPQFVLEYEDLGKRSMVACTQPRRVAAMSVSRRVAEEMDVTIGDEVGYSIRFEDCSNHKTILKYLTDGMLLREAMADPLLERYKVVILDEAHERTLATDVLFGLLKEVLKNRPDLKLVVMSATLEAEKFQGYFNGAPLMKVPGRLHPVEIFYTQDPERDYLEAALRTVVQIHMCEPQGDILVFLTGEEEIEDACKKITKEINNLGDQVGPVKVVPLYSTLPPSLQQRIFEPAPAPLEEGGPPGRKIVVSTNVAETSLTIDGIVYVIDPGFSKQKVYNPRIRVESLLVSPISKASAHQRAGRAGRTQPGKCFRLYTEKSFKGDLQEQTYPEILRSNLANTVLTLKKLGIDDLVHFDFMDPPAPETLMRALEILNYLGALDDDGNLTKLGELMSEFPLDPQMSKMLVVSPEFNCSNEILSMCAMLSVPNCFLRPREAQKAADEAKARFGHIDGDHLTLLNVYHAYKQNAEDSSWCYENFINSRTMKAADNVRQQLVRIMARFNLKLCSTDFNSRDYYVNIRKSMLAGYFMQVAHLERTGHYLTVKDNQVVHLHPSTCLDHKPEWVIYNEYVLTSRNFIRTVTDVKGEWMIDIAPHYFDLSNFPSCEAKRVLERLYNKRTKEKGESKARK; translated from the exons ATGTCCACGGAGAGAAAGAGGAAGGTGAGCTTGTTTGACGTCATGGACGAGGCATCCGTATCGGAGAAGCTGGCCAAGGTGAATGGTGCCTTCTCCTCCAGGCCGGCGGCGGTTCCGACCGGGATCAACCGGTGGAACGGTCGGCCCTACTCGCAGAGGTATTACGAGATCCTGGAGAAGAGGAAGACCCTCCCCGTGTGGCAGCAGAAAGaagagtttttgcaagttttgaAGGCCAATCAGACTCTGATTTTGGTCGGAGAGACTGGCAGTGGTAAAACAACTCAG ATTCCACAATTTGTATTGGAATATGAGGACTTGGGCAAGCGTTCCATGGTTGCTTGCACTCAACCTCGACGAGTTGCTGCTATGTCTGTTTCTCGCCGAGTTGCTGAAGAGATGGATGTAACAATAGGTGATGAAGTTGGTTATAGCATTAGGTTTGAAGATTGCAGTAATCACAAGACTATATTGAA ATATTTAACTGATGGTATGCTGTTAAGAGAAGCAATGGCTGATCCATTATTGGAGAGATACAAGGTGGTAATTCTCGATGAGGCTCATGAACGTACCTTGGCGACAGATGTCTTATTTGGGCTTCTGAAAGAAGTACTAAAAAATAGACCTGATTTGAAGTTGGTTGTGATGAGTGCTACTCTTGAGGCTGAGAAATTCCAGGGTTACTTTAATGGGGCACCTTTAATGAAGGTACCTGGTAGATTGCATCCAGTTGAAATTTTCTACACACAAGATCCTGAAAGGGATTACTTGGAAGCTGCTTTACGAACCGTTGTACAGATACACATGTGTGAACCTCAGGGTGACATACTTGTTTTCCTTACcggagaggaagaaatagaagatgcATGTAAGAAAATAACAAAGGAAATTAATAATTTGGGTGACCAAGTGGGCCCTGTGAAAGTGGTGCCTTTATATTCCACCTTACCTCCTTCATTGCAGCAAAGAATATTTGAGCCTGCTCCAGCACCGTTGGAGGAAGGTGGCCCACCCGGAAGGAAGATTGTGGTGTCAACTAACGTTGCAGAAACTTCATTGACTATTGATGGTATTGTTTATGTGATAGATCCTGGTTTCTCCAAACAAAAGGTTTATAATCCACGAATACGTGTGGAATCTTTGCTTGTCTCTCCAATTTCCAAGGCTAGTGCACATCAAAGGGCAGGACGTGCCGGTAGAACACAACCTGGGAAATGTTTTAGACTTTACACTGAGAAAAGTTTCAAGGGTGACTTACAAGAACAAACCTATCCCGAGATTCTCCGCTCTAACTTAGCAAATACAGTCCTTACTTTGAAGAAACTGGGAATTGATGATCTGGTCCATTTTGATTTTATGGACCCTCCTGCTCCTGAAACACTAATGCGAGCACTTGAGATCTTAAATTACCTAGGTGCTTTGGATGACGATGGCAATTTGACTAAGCTAGGTGAACTCATGAGTGAGTTTCCCTTAGACCCTCAGATGTCAAAGATGTTGGTTGTCAGTCCAGAGTTCAACTGCTCCAATGAGATCCTATCAATGTGTGCAATGCTTTCAG TACCCAATTGCTTTCTCCGGCCTAGGGAGGCCCAAAAAGCGGCAGATGAAGCTAAAGCTCGGTTTGGCCATATCGACGGAGATCACCTGACGTTGTTAAATGTATATCATGCATACAAGCAAAATG CTGAGGACTCTTCTTGGTGCTATGAGAATTTTATAAACAGTAGGACTATGAAGGCTGCTGACAATGTGAGGCAACAGCTTGTGCGGATCATGGCTAGGTTCAACCTCAAGCTATGCAGCACCGACTTCAACAGTCGGGATTATTATGTGAACATCAGAAAATCCATGCTTGCTGGGTACTTCATGCAGGTGGCCCATCTTGAGAGAACAGGACACTACCTCACAGTGAAGGACAATCAG GTTGTTCATCTTCATCCATCAACCTGCTTGGATCACAAGCCAGAATGGGTCATTTATAATGAGTATGTTTTGACCAGCAGGAATTTCATCCGCACGGTAACAGATGTTAAAGGAGAGTG GATGATCGACATAGCTCCACACTATTTTGATCTGAGCAACTTCCCTTCATGCGAGGCCAAACGAGTGCTCGAGAGATTGTACAATAAGCGGACGAAGGAAAAGGGCGAGAGCAAAGCTAGAAAGTAG
- the LOC122029323 gene encoding probable pre-mRNA-splicing factor ATP-dependent RNA helicase DEAH2 isoform X2 — MSTERKRKVSLFDVMDEASVSEKLAKVNGAFSSRPAAVPTGINRWNGRPYSQRYYEILEKRKTLPVWQQKEEFLQVLKANQTLILVGETGSGKTTQIPQFVLEYEDLGKRSMVACTQPRRVAAMSVSRRVAEEMDVTIGDEVGYSIRFEDCSNHKTILKYLTDGMLLREAMADPLLERYKVVILDEAHERTLATDVLFGLLKEVLKNRPDLKLVVMSATLEAEKFQGYFNGAPLMKVPGRLHPVEIFYTQDPERDYLEAALRTVVQIHMCEPQGDILVFLTGEEEIEDACKKITKEINNLGDQVGPVKVVPLYSTLPPSLQQRIFEPAPAPLEEGGPPGRKIVVSTNVAETSLTIDGIVYVIDPGFSKQKVYNPRIRVESLLVSPISKASAHQRAGRAGRTQPGKCFRLYTEKSFKGDLQEQTYPEILRSNLANTVLTLKKLGIDDLVHFDFMDPPAPETLMRALEILNYLGALDDDGNLTKLGELMSEFPLDPQMSKMLVVSPEFNCSNEILSMCAMLSVGLLCDYKLYF; from the exons ATGTCCACGGAGAGAAAGAGGAAGGTGAGCTTGTTTGACGTCATGGACGAGGCATCCGTATCGGAGAAGCTGGCCAAGGTGAATGGTGCCTTCTCCTCCAGGCCGGCGGCGGTTCCGACCGGGATCAACCGGTGGAACGGTCGGCCCTACTCGCAGAGGTATTACGAGATCCTGGAGAAGAGGAAGACCCTCCCCGTGTGGCAGCAGAAAGaagagtttttgcaagttttgaAGGCCAATCAGACTCTGATTTTGGTCGGAGAGACTGGCAGTGGTAAAACAACTCAG ATTCCACAATTTGTATTGGAATATGAGGACTTGGGCAAGCGTTCCATGGTTGCTTGCACTCAACCTCGACGAGTTGCTGCTATGTCTGTTTCTCGCCGAGTTGCTGAAGAGATGGATGTAACAATAGGTGATGAAGTTGGTTATAGCATTAGGTTTGAAGATTGCAGTAATCACAAGACTATATTGAA ATATTTAACTGATGGTATGCTGTTAAGAGAAGCAATGGCTGATCCATTATTGGAGAGATACAAGGTGGTAATTCTCGATGAGGCTCATGAACGTACCTTGGCGACAGATGTCTTATTTGGGCTTCTGAAAGAAGTACTAAAAAATAGACCTGATTTGAAGTTGGTTGTGATGAGTGCTACTCTTGAGGCTGAGAAATTCCAGGGTTACTTTAATGGGGCACCTTTAATGAAGGTACCTGGTAGATTGCATCCAGTTGAAATTTTCTACACACAAGATCCTGAAAGGGATTACTTGGAAGCTGCTTTACGAACCGTTGTACAGATACACATGTGTGAACCTCAGGGTGACATACTTGTTTTCCTTACcggagaggaagaaatagaagatgcATGTAAGAAAATAACAAAGGAAATTAATAATTTGGGTGACCAAGTGGGCCCTGTGAAAGTGGTGCCTTTATATTCCACCTTACCTCCTTCATTGCAGCAAAGAATATTTGAGCCTGCTCCAGCACCGTTGGAGGAAGGTGGCCCACCCGGAAGGAAGATTGTGGTGTCAACTAACGTTGCAGAAACTTCATTGACTATTGATGGTATTGTTTATGTGATAGATCCTGGTTTCTCCAAACAAAAGGTTTATAATCCACGAATACGTGTGGAATCTTTGCTTGTCTCTCCAATTTCCAAGGCTAGTGCACATCAAAGGGCAGGACGTGCCGGTAGAACACAACCTGGGAAATGTTTTAGACTTTACACTGAGAAAAGTTTCAAGGGTGACTTACAAGAACAAACCTATCCCGAGATTCTCCGCTCTAACTTAGCAAATACAGTCCTTACTTTGAAGAAACTGGGAATTGATGATCTGGTCCATTTTGATTTTATGGACCCTCCTGCTCCTGAAACACTAATGCGAGCACTTGAGATCTTAAATTACCTAGGTGCTTTGGATGACGATGGCAATTTGACTAAGCTAGGTGAACTCATGAGTGAGTTTCCCTTAGACCCTCAGATGTCAAAGATGTTGGTTGTCAGTCCAGAGTTCAACTGCTCCAATGAGATCCTATCAATGTGTGCAATGCTTTCAG TGGGCCTCCTCTGTGATTACAAATTATATTTCTAG